One region of Miscanthus floridulus cultivar M001 chromosome 19, ASM1932011v1, whole genome shotgun sequence genomic DNA includes:
- the LOC136526094 gene encoding nuclear distribution protein nudE-like gives MAQEQVTPLAAWVKELEEELTRVAGDRDAFWSRAEEATTSSKALTGQLGAEQGAHLLAKGALAEALKCEAELEKEASRAVEASRVEVEGWKEKAEASRVETQHWKEKAEASRVEAQRWEEKTEELEKEVTRVAEASIAVQVVLEAEIGEHDALKSAARTVCEALERALAVISSHYAGIDLKAISDGYVLLDDDKEADKEVAKLMESAEGPGTALAKLFEEEVVPPPPSADAGDLEP, from the exons atggctcaagagcaggtcacccctttggcggcatgggtgaaggagctagaggaggagctgacccgggtggccggcgatCGGGACGCCTTTTGGtctcgggctgaagaagcgacgacctctTCCAAGGCCCTcactgggcagctaggggcagagcAGGGTGCACACCTACTGGCGAAAGGTgccctggcagaggccctcaag TGTGAAGcagagctggagaaagaggcatCCAGGGCggtcgaggcttctcgggtcgaggtcgagggctggaaggagaaagctgaggcctctcgggtcgagacCCAgcactggaaggagaaagccgaggcctctcgggtcgaggcccagcgctgggaGGAGAAaaccgagg agttggagaaggaggtcacccgggtaGCCGAGGCCTCTATCGCAGTGCAGGTGGTGCTTGAGgctgagatcggggagcacgacgcgctgaagagtgccgcccgtaccgtgtgcgaggccctggag cgtgccctggctgtcatctcctcgcactatgccggcatcgacctcaaggccatcagtgatggctacgtctTGCTAGACGATGACAAGGAGGCCGACAAggaggtcgcgaagctgatggagtcagctgagggccccggcacggcgctggccaagctgtttgaagaagaggtggtccctcccccgccatCCGCCGATGCTGGAGACCTTGAGCCCtga